A genomic window from Streptomyces mirabilis includes:
- the secD gene encoding protein translocase subunit SecD — MAAPKKGRSASAQSRPGRSLAFILIAIAALTGGMFLSGHPTPRLGIDLAGGTSITLTAKNEPGQPNAINQTNMNTAVDIMNRRVNGLGVSEAEVQTQGSDNIIVNIPKGTNSKEAREQVGTTAKLYFRPVLATEVSGSAASASPSPSASSSSSSKATDKATEKATSSSSASPTASATSQGRAVTDALKADSTPSASSSASSSASPSASSSASPSASSSASASAAATKLQAQYTALDCTDKAQRARAGEGSKASDPTVACGKNSSGQWQKYVLGPAEVRGTDIKSASAVFDTQSAAGWKVTMEFTSGGSKKFADITGKLAKNQSPQNQFAIVLDGDVVSDPFVQQALTGGSAEISGSFDQTEAQSLANMLKYGSLPLDFKESSVTTVTAALGGEQLHAGLIAGAIGLGLVVIYLVVYYRGLSIIAIPSLLVSGALTYVIMALLGPTIGFALNLPAVCGAIVAIGITADSFIVFFERIRDEIREGRSLRPAVERAWPRARRTILVSDFVSFLAAAVLFIVTVGKVQGFAFTLGLTTVLDVVVVFFFTKPLMTLLARRKFYASGSKWSGLDPKALGAKPPLRRTRRPSAPVDPKEA, encoded by the coding sequence GTGGCAGCACCGAAGAAGGGCCGGAGCGCGAGCGCCCAGAGCAGGCCGGGGCGCTCGCTGGCCTTCATCCTGATCGCCATCGCGGCGCTCACGGGGGGGATGTTCCTCTCCGGGCATCCCACCCCGCGTCTCGGCATCGACCTCGCCGGCGGCACGAGCATCACGCTCACGGCGAAGAACGAGCCGGGCCAGCCGAACGCGATCAACCAGACCAACATGAACACCGCGGTCGACATCATGAACCGCCGTGTCAACGGTCTCGGCGTCTCTGAGGCCGAGGTGCAGACCCAGGGATCAGACAACATCATTGTCAACATCCCCAAGGGCACGAACTCCAAGGAAGCCCGGGAACAGGTCGGCACCACCGCGAAGCTCTACTTCCGTCCGGTCCTGGCCACCGAGGTCTCCGGTTCGGCCGCGTCGGCCAGCCCGTCGCCCAGCGCCTCGAGCAGCTCCTCCTCGAAGGCCACGGACAAGGCCACCGAAAAGGCGACCTCGTCGAGCTCCGCGAGCCCGACGGCCTCCGCCACGTCCCAGGGCCGTGCGGTCACCGACGCCCTGAAGGCCGACTCCACGCCGTCCGCGAGCAGCTCCGCGAGCTCCTCGGCCAGCCCCTCGGCCTCCTCCAGCGCCTCGCCGTCGGCGAGCAGCAGCGCGAGTGCCAGTGCCGCGGCCACCAAGCTCCAGGCCCAGTACACCGCGCTCGACTGCACGGACAAGGCGCAGCGCGCCAGGGCCGGCGAAGGCTCCAAGGCCTCCGACCCCACCGTGGCGTGCGGCAAGAACTCCTCGGGCCAGTGGCAGAAGTACGTCCTCGGCCCCGCCGAGGTCAGGGGCACGGACATCAAGAGCGCCTCGGCCGTCTTCGACACCCAGAGCGCGGCGGGCTGGAAGGTCACCATGGAGTTCACCTCCGGTGGCTCCAAGAAGTTCGCCGACATCACCGGCAAGCTCGCGAAGAACCAGTCCCCGCAGAACCAGTTCGCGATCGTCCTCGACGGTGATGTCGTCTCCGACCCGTTCGTCCAGCAGGCGCTGACCGGCGGCAGCGCGGAGATCTCCGGCAGCTTCGACCAGACCGAGGCGCAGAGCCTGGCGAACATGCTGAAGTACGGCTCGCTGCCGCTCGACTTCAAGGAGTCGAGCGTCACCACGGTGACCGCCGCGCTCGGCGGCGAGCAGCTGCACGCCGGTCTGATCGCGGGCGCCATCGGCCTCGGCCTGGTCGTCATCTACCTGGTGGTCTACTACCGGGGCCTGTCGATCATCGCCATCCCCTCCCTGCTGGTCTCGGGCGCCCTCACCTACGTGATCATGGCGCTGCTCGGCCCCACCATCGGCTTCGCGCTGAACCTCCCCGCGGTCTGTGGCGCCATCGTCGCGATCGGAATCACAGCGGACTCGTTCATCGTGTTCTTCGAACGCATCCGGGACGAGATCCGCGAGGGGCGCTCCCTGCGCCCGGCCGTCGAGCGTGCCTGGCCGCGCGCCCGGCGCACCATCCTGGTCTCCGACTTCGTGTCGTTCCTCGCCGCCGCGGTGCTCTTCATCGTCACCGTCGGCAAGGTCCAGGGCTTCGCGTTCACGCTCGGTCTGACCACGGTGCTCGACGTGGTCGTCGTGTTCTTCTTCACCAAGCCGCTGATGACGCTTCTCGCCCGCCGGAAGTTCTACGCGAGCGGCAGCAAGTGGTCCGGTCTCGACCCCAAGGCCCTGGGCGCCAAACCACCGCTGCGTCGTACGCGCCGTCCCTCCGCCCCCGTCGACCCGAAGGAGGCGTGA
- the yajC gene encoding preprotein translocase subunit YajC: protein MSLVTLLPFIVLIGAMFLMTRSAKKKQQQAASMRNEMQPGSGVRTIGGMYATVKEVNEDSVLLDAGPGVDLLFAKNAIGAVLSDEEYNRIVHGAEHDLDADGSVVPDDASSLTETDEPAADASSDASDDKPLDLGKKDVAAEPSDKPAEAKADEADEAEPKKTDGEADAK, encoded by the coding sequence GTGAGTCTCGTGACCCTCCTCCCGTTCATCGTGCTCATCGGGGCCATGTTCCTGATGACCCGGTCGGCCAAGAAGAAGCAGCAGCAGGCCGCTTCCATGCGCAATGAGATGCAGCCCGGCTCCGGCGTGCGCACGATCGGTGGCATGTACGCCACTGTCAAGGAGGTCAACGAGGACTCGGTCCTCCTTGACGCCGGCCCGGGCGTCGACCTGCTGTTTGCGAAGAACGCGATCGGCGCCGTGCTCTCCGACGAGGAGTACAACCGCATCGTCCACGGCGCCGAGCACGACCTGGACGCGGACGGGTCGGTCGTCCCCGACGACGCCTCCTCCCTCACCGAGACCGACGAGCCCGCCGCCGACGCCTCTTCCGACGCCTCCGACGACAAGCCCCTCGACCTCGGCAAGAAGGACGTGGCCGCCGAGCCGTCCGACAAGCCCGCCGAGGCGAAGGCCGACGAGGCCGACGAAGCAGAGCCGAAGAAGACCGACGGCGAGGCCGACGCGAAGTAG
- the ruvA gene encoding Holliday junction branch migration protein RuvA — MIAFVSGPVAALAPDSAVVEVGGIGIAVQCSPNTLSGLRMGQQTKLATSLVVREDSLTLYGFADDDERGTFELLQTASGVGPRLAQAMLATHSPDALRRAIATGDEKTLTAVPGIGKRGAQKLLLELKDRLGEPLGTSTGIGAPVSTGWRDQLHAALIGLGYATREADEAVSAVAPQAEAAEGAPQVGQLLKAALQSLNRAR; from the coding sequence ATGATCGCCTTCGTCAGCGGCCCGGTCGCCGCCCTCGCCCCGGACTCCGCGGTCGTCGAGGTCGGCGGCATCGGCATCGCCGTCCAGTGCTCGCCCAATACGCTCTCCGGGCTCCGGATGGGACAGCAGACCAAGCTCGCCACCTCCCTCGTCGTGCGCGAGGACTCCCTGACGCTGTACGGCTTCGCGGACGACGACGAGCGTGGAACCTTCGAGCTGCTCCAGACCGCGAGCGGTGTCGGCCCACGCCTCGCGCAGGCCATGCTCGCCACGCACTCGCCCGACGCCCTGCGCCGCGCGATCGCCACGGGTGACGAGAAGACGCTCACGGCCGTACCCGGCATCGGCAAGAGGGGAGCCCAGAAGCTCCTGCTGGAGCTCAAGGACCGGCTCGGCGAGCCCCTCGGCACGAGCACCGGCATCGGCGCCCCGGTCAGCACCGGCTGGCGCGACCAACTGCACGCCGCGCTGATCGGCCTCGGGTACGCGACGCGCGAGGCCGACGAGGCCGTCTCCGCCGTCGCCCCGCAGGCCGAGGCCGCCGAGGGCGCACCCCAGGTGGGCCAGCTGCTGAAGGCGGCCCTCCAGAGCCTCAACCGCGCCCGCTGA
- the ruvC gene encoding crossover junction endodeoxyribonuclease RuvC → MRVLGVDPGLTRCGVGVVEGVAGRPLTMRGVGVVRSPADAELGLRLVAIEQGIEQWLDEYEPEVVAVERVFSQHNVRTVMGTAQASAVAMLCAARRGLTVALHTPSEVKAAVTGSGRADKAQVGAMVTRLLRLDAPPKPADAADALALAICHIWRAPAQNRLQQAVAQNRLQQAAALHASKPASHHASKGRTA, encoded by the coding sequence GTGCGGGTGCTGGGCGTTGACCCGGGACTGACCCGATGCGGTGTCGGGGTGGTCGAAGGAGTCGCGGGCCGACCCCTGACCATGCGCGGCGTCGGCGTCGTACGCAGTCCGGCGGACGCCGAGTTGGGCCTGCGCCTCGTCGCCATCGAGCAGGGCATCGAGCAGTGGCTCGACGAGTACGAGCCCGAAGTCGTCGCCGTGGAGCGGGTGTTCAGCCAGCACAACGTGCGGACGGTGATGGGCACGGCCCAGGCCAGCGCCGTCGCCATGCTCTGCGCCGCCCGTCGCGGCCTGACGGTCGCCCTGCACACCCCGAGCGAGGTCAAGGCCGCCGTCACCGGCAGCGGACGCGCGGACAAGGCCCAGGTGGGTGCCATGGTCACCAGGCTGCTCAGGCTCGACGCGCCGCCCAAGCCCGCCGACGCGGCGGACGCCCTCGCCCTCGCCATCTGTCACATCTGGCGCGCCCCCGCGCAGAACCGGCTCCAGCAGGCCGTCGCGCAGAACCGGCTCCAGCAAGCCGCCGCCCTGCACGCGTCGAAACCCGCATCGCACCACGCTTCGAAAGGCCGTACCGCATGA
- a CDS encoding YebC/PmpR family DNA-binding transcriptional regulator, with protein sequence MSGHSKWATTKHKKAVIDAKRGKLFAKMIKNIEVAARTGGADPGGNPTLFDAIQKAKKSSVPNKNIDSAVKRGAGLEAGGADYETIMYEGYGPNGVAVLIECLTDNRNRAASDVRVAMTRNGGNMADPGSVSYLFNRKGVVIVPKGELTEDDVLGAVLDAGAEEVNDLGESFEVISEATDLVAVRTALQDAGVDYDSAEANFVPTMQVELDEEGARKIFRLIDALEDSDDVQNVFANFDVSDDVMAKVDA encoded by the coding sequence ATGTCCGGCCACTCTAAATGGGCTACGACGAAGCACAAGAAGGCCGTGATCGACGCCAAGCGCGGCAAGCTCTTCGCGAAGATGATCAAGAACATCGAGGTTGCGGCCCGCACCGGTGGCGCCGACCCGGGCGGCAACCCGACGCTGTTCGACGCCATTCAGAAGGCCAAGAAGAGCTCGGTCCCGAACAAGAACATCGACTCCGCGGTCAAGCGCGGTGCCGGTCTCGAGGCCGGTGGCGCCGACTACGAGACGATCATGTACGAGGGTTACGGGCCGAACGGTGTCGCGGTGCTCATCGAGTGCCTCACCGACAACCGCAACCGCGCCGCCTCGGACGTCCGCGTCGCCATGACGCGCAACGGCGGCAACATGGCCGACCCGGGCTCCGTCTCGTACCTCTTCAACCGCAAGGGCGTCGTCATCGTCCCCAAGGGCGAGCTGACCGAGGACGACGTCCTGGGTGCCGTGCTCGACGCGGGTGCCGAAGAGGTCAACGACCTGGGCGAGTCCTTCGAGGTCATCTCCGAGGCCACCGACCTGGTCGCGGTCCGCACGGCCCTCCAGGACGCCGGCGTCGACTACGACTCCGCCGAGGCCAACTTCGTCCCGACCATGCAGGTCGAGCTCGACGAAGAGGGTGCCCGGAAGATCTTCAGGCTGATCGACGCCCTGGAGGACAGCGACGACGTGCAGAACGTCTTCGCCAACTTCGACGTGAGCGACGACGTGATGGCCAAGGTCGACGCCTGA
- the pdxT gene encoding pyridoxal 5'-phosphate synthase glutaminase subunit PdxT, translating to MTDAPVVGVLALQGDVREHLIALAAADAVARPVRRPEELAEVDGLVIPGGESTTISKLAVLFGLMEPLRARVRAGMPVYGTCAGMIMLADKILDPRSGQETIGGIDMIVRRNAFGRQNESFEAAVDVRGVEGDPVEGVFIRAPWVESVGAAAEVLAEHEGHIVAVRQGTALATSFHPELTGDHRVHGLFVDMVRANRIPESL from the coding sequence ATGACTGACGCACCTGTCGTAGGCGTCCTGGCACTCCAGGGCGACGTACGGGAGCACCTCATCGCCCTGGCCGCGGCCGACGCCGTGGCCAGGCCGGTGCGGCGTCCCGAGGAGCTCGCCGAGGTGGACGGCCTGGTCATCCCCGGCGGCGAGTCCACCACCATCTCCAAGCTGGCCGTCCTGTTCGGACTGATGGAGCCCCTCCGCGCGCGCGTGCGCGCAGGCATGCCCGTCTACGGCACCTGCGCGGGCATGATCATGCTCGCCGACAAGATCCTCGACCCGCGCTCGGGCCAGGAGACGATCGGCGGCATCGACATGATCGTGCGCCGCAACGCCTTCGGACGTCAGAACGAGTCCTTCGAAGCGGCGGTCGACGTCCGGGGCGTCGAGGGCGATCCTGTAGAGGGCGTCTTCATCCGCGCCCCCTGGGTCGAGTCCGTGGGAGCCGCGGCCGAAGTGCTCGCTGAGCACGAGGGTCACATCGTCGCCGTACGTCAGGGCACCGCGCTCGCCACGTCGTTCCACCCGGAACTGACCGGCGACCACCGCGTGCACGGCCTGTTCGTCGACATGGTGCGCGCGAACCGGATACCGGAGTCCTTGTAG
- the pdxS gene encoding pyridoxal 5'-phosphate synthase lyase subunit PdxS codes for MSSTLSNTAQPAENTATGTARVKRGMAEQLKGGVIMDVVNAEQAKIAEDAGAVAVMALERVPADIRKDGGVARMSDPNMIEEIIDAVSIPVMAKSRIGHFVEAQVLQSLGVDYIDESEVLTPADEVNHSDKWAFTTPFVCGATNLGEALRRIAEGAAMIRSKGEAGTGNVVEAVRHLRQIKNEIARLRGFDNNELYAAAKDLRAPYELVKEVAELGKLPVVLFSAGGVATPADAALMRQLGAEGVFVGSGIFKSGDPAKRAAAIVKATTFYDDPKIIADASRNLGEAMVGINCDTLPETERYANRGW; via the coding sequence GTGTCCAGCACGCTCTCCAACACCGCCCAGCCCGCCGAGAACACCGCAACCGGCACCGCCCGCGTCAAGCGCGGAATGGCCGAGCAGCTCAAGGGCGGCGTGATCATGGACGTGGTCAACGCCGAGCAGGCGAAGATCGCCGAGGACGCCGGCGCCGTGGCCGTCATGGCCCTGGAGCGGGTGCCCGCCGACATCCGCAAGGACGGCGGCGTGGCCCGTATGTCGGACCCGAACATGATCGAGGAGATCATCGACGCGGTCTCCATCCCCGTCATGGCCAAGTCCCGCATCGGCCACTTCGTCGAGGCCCAGGTCCTGCAGTCCCTCGGTGTCGACTACATCGACGAGTCCGAGGTCCTCACCCCGGCCGACGAGGTCAACCACTCCGACAAGTGGGCCTTCACGACCCCCTTCGTCTGCGGTGCGACCAACCTGGGCGAGGCCCTGCGCCGCATCGCCGAGGGCGCCGCCATGATCCGCTCCAAGGGCGAGGCAGGCACCGGCAACGTCGTCGAGGCCGTTCGTCACCTGCGCCAGATCAAGAATGAGATCGCCCGTCTGCGCGGCTTCGACAACAACGAGCTGTACGCCGCCGCCAAGGACCTGCGCGCCCCGTACGAGCTGGTCAAGGAGGTCGCCGAGCTCGGCAAGCTCCCGGTCGTGCTGTTCTCCGCCGGTGGTGTCGCGACCCCCGCCGACGCCGCTCTCATGCGTCAGCTCGGTGCCGAGGGCGTCTTCGTGGGCTCCGGCATCTTCAAGTCCGGCGACCCGGCCAAGCGCGCCGCCGCCATCGTGAAGGCGACCACCTTCTACGACGACCCGAAGATCATCGCGGACGCCTCCCGCAACCTGGGCGAGGCCATGGTCGGCATCAACTGCGACACCCTCCCCGAGACCGAGCGCTACGCCAACCGCGGCTGGTGA
- a CDS encoding glycosyltransferase family 4 protein, which translates to MRIGIVCPYSWDVPGGVQFHIRDLAEHLIRRGHEVSVLAPADDETPLPPYVVSAGRAVPVPYNGSVARLNFGFLSAARVRRWLHDGTFDVIHIHEPASPSLGLLACWAAQGPIVATFHTSNPRSRAMVAAYSILQAALEKISARIAVSEYARRTLVEHLGGDAVVIPNGVDVDFFARAKPKSEWQGGTLGFIGRIDEPRKGLPVLMKALPKILAERPGTRLLVAGRGDEEEAVESLPAEMRSRVEFLGMVSDEDKARLLRSVDVYVAPNTGGESFGIILVEAMSAGAPVLASDLDAFAQVLDQGAAGELFANEDADDLAAAALRLLGDPERRTELRARGSAHVRRFDWSTVGADILSVYETVTDGAAAVAADERTGLRARFGLARD; encoded by the coding sequence GTGAGGATCGGCATCGTCTGCCCCTACTCCTGGGACGTGCCGGGCGGCGTCCAGTTCCACATCCGTGACCTGGCCGAACACCTCATCCGCCGCGGACACGAGGTCTCCGTGCTCGCCCCCGCGGACGACGAGACACCGCTGCCGCCGTACGTCGTCTCGGCGGGCCGCGCGGTCCCGGTGCCCTACAACGGCTCCGTGGCGCGCCTGAACTTCGGCTTCCTGTCGGCGGCCCGGGTGCGGCGCTGGCTGCACGACGGCACCTTCGACGTGATCCACATCCACGAGCCGGCCTCGCCCTCGCTCGGCCTGCTCGCGTGCTGGGCCGCGCAGGGCCCCATCGTCGCCACCTTCCACACCTCCAACCCGCGCTCCCGGGCCATGGTCGCCGCGTACTCGATCCTCCAGGCGGCCCTGGAGAAGATCAGCGCGCGGATCGCGGTGAGCGAGTACGCCCGCCGCACCCTCGTCGAGCACCTGGGCGGCGACGCGGTCGTCATCCCGAACGGCGTCGACGTCGACTTCTTCGCCCGCGCCAAGCCCAAGTCCGAGTGGCAGGGCGGCACCCTCGGCTTCATCGGCCGCATCGACGAGCCCCGCAAGGGCCTGCCCGTCCTCATGAAGGCCCTGCCCAAGATCCTCGCCGAGCGTCCGGGGACCCGGCTCCTGGTCGCCGGACGCGGTGACGAGGAGGAGGCCGTCGAGTCCCTGCCCGCCGAGATGCGCTCGCGCGTCGAGTTCCTCGGCATGGTCAGCGACGAGGACAAGGCCCGCCTCCTGCGCAGCGTCGACGTGTACGTGGCGCCCAACACCGGCGGCGAGAGCTTCGGCATCATCCTCGTGGAGGCGATGTCGGCGGGCGCTCCGGTGCTGGCCTCCGACCTCGACGCGTTCGCCCAGGTCCTCGACCAGGGCGCGGCCGGTGAACTCTTCGCCAACGAGGACGCGGACGACCTGGCCGCCGCGGCCCTTCGCCTGCTCGGCGACCCCGAGCGCCGGACCGAACTCCGCGCGCGGGGCAGCGCCCACGTACGGCGCTTCGACTGGTCGACCGTCGGCGCGGACATCCTGTCCGTCTACGAGACGGTGACGGACGGCGCGGCGGCGGTCGCCGCGGACGAACGGACGGGGCTGCGGGCGAGGTTCGGCCTGGCCCGGGACTGA
- a CDS encoding phosphatidylinositol mannoside acyltransferase, whose protein sequence is MTSLQERLVDGAYALGWSTVKKLPEPVAVRLGRTIADIAWKRRGKGVQRLESNYARVLPDATPERLAELSRAGMRSYLRYWMESFRLPAWSKERVRTGFDCKDVHHLTDGLASDKGVILALPHMGNWDLAGAWVTTKLETPFTTVAERLKPESLYDRFVAYREGLGMEVLPHSGGTAFGTLARRLRDGGLICLVAERDLSASGVEVEFFGETSRMPAGPALLAQQTGAVLLPVTLWYDDSPVMQGRVHPPVEVPETGTRAEKTSVMTQALADAFATGIAEHPEDWHMLQRLWLKDLDPGKNPVNRDSDSGNPDNKDPDNARQDSEKRTP, encoded by the coding sequence GTGACCAGTCTCCAGGAGAGGCTGGTGGACGGGGCGTACGCGCTCGGCTGGAGCACCGTCAAGAAGCTTCCGGAGCCGGTCGCGGTGCGCCTGGGCCGCACCATCGCGGATATCGCCTGGAAGCGGCGCGGCAAGGGCGTACAACGGCTGGAGAGCAACTACGCGCGCGTGCTGCCCGACGCGACCCCGGAGCGGCTCGCCGAGCTCTCCCGGGCGGGCATGCGCTCGTACCTGCGCTACTGGATGGAGTCCTTCCGCCTCCCCGCCTGGAGCAAGGAGCGCGTGCGGACGGGCTTCGACTGCAAGGACGTGCACCATCTGACGGACGGGCTCGCCTCCGACAAGGGCGTCATCCTGGCCCTGCCGCACATGGGTAACTGGGACCTCGCCGGCGCCTGGGTCACCACCAAGCTGGAGACCCCGTTCACGACCGTCGCCGAGCGCCTCAAGCCGGAGTCGCTGTACGACCGTTTCGTCGCCTATCGCGAGGGCCTCGGCATGGAGGTCCTGCCGCACAGCGGCGGCACCGCGTTCGGCACGCTGGCCCGGCGGCTGCGGGACGGCGGACTGATCTGCCTGGTCGCCGAGCGTGATCTGTCGGCCTCGGGCGTCGAGGTGGAGTTCTTCGGCGAGACGAGCCGGATGCCGGCGGGCCCGGCGCTGCTCGCCCAGCAGACCGGAGCCGTCCTGCTGCCGGTCACGCTCTGGTACGACGACTCACCCGTGATGCAAGGCCGTGTGCATCCCCCCGTCGAGGTCCCCGAGACAGGCACCCGGGCCGAGAAGACGTCTGTCATGACACAGGCGCTGGCCGACGCCTTCGCCACGGGTATCGCCGAACATCCGGAGGACTGGCACATGCTGCAGCGCTTGTGGCTCAAGGACCTCGATCCCGGGAAGAATCCCGTCAACAGGGATTCTGACAGCGGAAATCCTGACAACAAGGATCCTGACAACGCCCGGCAGGATTCCGAGAAGAGGACTCCGTGA
- a CDS encoding elongation factor G-like protein EF-G2, with amino-acid sequence MGDKANAHPGAAGRATAADHPASVRNVVLVGHSGSGKTTLVEALALTAGAVNRAGRVEDGTAVSDYDEIEHRQQRSVQLSLVPVDWDGYKINIIDTPGYADFVGELRAGLRAADAALFVVSASDGVDGSTRMVWEECAAVGMPRAIVITHLESARADFDDMTRICAEAFGADDPDAVLPLYLPLHGAEGPDGHAPVTGLIGLLTQRLFDYSSGERKEAEPGPEQLPLIEEARNRLIEGIIAESEDETLMDRYLGGEQIDVKTLVQDLERAVARGAFFPVLAAAPAAEGARQGLGTVELLELVTGGFPTPLERPAPTVTTPEGQERGVKACDPNGPLVAEVVKTASDPYVGRVSLVRVFSGTLRPDETVHVSGHGLGDRGHEDHDVDERVGALSAPFGKQQRSLTHCIAGDLACVAKLNRAETGDTLSAKDDPLLMEPWQMPDPLLPLAIQAHSKADEDKLSQGLGRLVAEDPTMRLEQNQNTHQVVLWCLGEAHADVALERLRNRYGVQVDVVPHKVSLRETFADRAAGRGRHVKQSGGHGQYAICEIEVEPLPNGSGIEFVDKVVGGAVPRQFIPSVEKGVRAQAAKGVVAGYPLIDVRITLLDGKAHSVDSSDAAFQTAGALALREAAADTRIHLLEPVAEVTVLVGDEYVGAVMSDLSGRRGRVVGTEQAGGGRTLVRAEVPEIEIGRYAVDLRSLSHGTARFNRTYARHEPMPSQIAERMREQAQNA; translated from the coding sequence ATGGGCGACAAGGCGAACGCACACCCCGGAGCCGCCGGCAGGGCTACAGCGGCCGACCACCCCGCGTCCGTACGGAATGTGGTGCTGGTCGGCCACAGCGGATCCGGCAAGACGACATTGGTGGAAGCTCTCGCGCTGACGGCGGGAGCAGTGAATCGGGCGGGCAGGGTGGAGGACGGCACCGCCGTCTCCGACTACGACGAGATCGAGCACCGGCAGCAGCGCTCGGTGCAGCTGTCCCTGGTACCCGTCGACTGGGACGGGTACAAGATCAACATCATCGACACCCCCGGATACGCCGACTTCGTCGGGGAACTCAGGGCCGGTCTGCGCGCCGCGGACGCGGCCCTTTTCGTCGTCTCGGCCTCGGACGGGGTGGACGGCTCGACCCGGATGGTGTGGGAGGAGTGCGCGGCGGTCGGCATGCCGCGCGCCATCGTGATCACCCACCTCGAATCGGCGCGCGCCGACTTCGACGACATGACGCGGATCTGCGCCGAGGCCTTCGGCGCGGACGACCCCGACGCCGTACTGCCGCTGTACCTGCCGCTGCACGGCGCGGAGGGGCCCGACGGGCACGCCCCTGTCACCGGGCTGATCGGGCTCCTCACACAGCGGCTGTTCGACTACTCCTCCGGGGAGCGCAAGGAGGCCGAGCCGGGACCGGAGCAGCTGCCGCTGATCGAGGAGGCGCGCAACCGGCTGATCGAGGGGATCATCGCCGAGAGCGAGGACGAGACCCTCATGGACCGCTACCTGGGCGGCGAGCAGATCGACGTCAAGACGCTCGTGCAGGACCTGGAGCGGGCCGTGGCGCGCGGGGCCTTCTTCCCGGTCCTGGCGGCCGCGCCCGCCGCCGAGGGCGCCCGCCAGGGTCTCGGCACCGTCGAGCTCCTGGAACTCGTCACGGGGGGCTTCCCGACCCCGCTGGAGCGCCCGGCGCCCACCGTGACGACACCGGAAGGGCAGGAACGCGGGGTCAAGGCCTGCGATCCGAACGGGCCGCTGGTCGCGGAGGTCGTGAAGACGGCCAGCGACCCCTACGTGGGCCGGGTCTCCCTCGTCCGCGTCTTCTCGGGCACCCTGCGCCCCGACGAGACGGTGCACGTCTCCGGGCACGGGCTCGGCGACCGCGGGCACGAGGACCACGACGTCGACGAGCGCGTCGGCGCCCTGTCCGCGCCGTTCGGCAAACAGCAGCGCTCCCTGACGCACTGCATCGCGGGCGACCTGGCCTGCGTGGCGAAGCTCAACCGGGCCGAGACCGGTGACACGCTCTCGGCCAAGGACGACCCGCTGCTGATGGAGCCCTGGCAGATGCCGGACCCGCTGCTGCCGCTCGCCATCCAGGCACACAGCAAGGCCGACGAGGACAAGCTCTCGCAGGGCCTGGGCCGGCTGGTCGCCGAGGACCCCACCATGCGCCTGGAACAGAACCAGAACACCCACCAGGTCGTTCTGTGGTGCCTGGGCGAGGCCCACGCCGACGTCGCCCTTGAGCGGCTGCGCAACCGGTACGGCGTCCAGGTCGACGTGGTCCCGCACAAGGTCTCCCTGCGGGAGACGTTCGCGGACAGGGCCGCGGGGCGCGGTCGCCATGTGAAGCAGTCCGGCGGGCACGGCCAGTACGCGATCTGCGAGATCGAGGTCGAACCCCTCCCGAACGGCTCGGGAATCGAGTTCGTGGACAAGGTCGTCGGCGGGGCCGTGCCCCGGCAGTTCATCCCCTCCGTCGAGAAGGGGGTGCGGGCCCAGGCCGCCAAGGGCGTGGTCGCGGGCTATCCCCTCATCGACGTACGGATCACCCTGCTCGACGGCAAGGCGCACTCCGTGGACTCCTCCGACGCGGCGTTCCAGACCGCGGGCGCGCTCGCCCTGCGTGAGGCGGCCGCCGACACCAGGATCCATCTGCTGGAGCCGGTGGCCGAGGTGACGGTCCTGGTCGGCGACGAGTACGTGGGCGCCGTGATGAGCGACCTGTCGGGGCGGCGCGGCCGGGTGGTCGGCACCGAGCAGGCGGGCGGCGGACGCACGCTCGTACGGGCCGAGGTCCCGGAGATCGAGATCGGACGGTACGCCGTGGATCTGCGCTCCCTCTCGCACGGCACCGCACGCTTCAACCGCACCTACGCACGGCACGAGCCGATGCCGTCGCAGATCGCCGAAAGGATGCGCGAACAGGCCCAGAACGCCTGA